A genomic window from Salvia splendens isolate huo1 chromosome 11, SspV2, whole genome shotgun sequence includes:
- the LOC121754257 gene encoding tyrosine decarboxylase-like has translation MGSLHNQKPEIKTGFPGAIIKPLDPEEFRRQGHLVIDFLADYYNNVDKYPVRSQVEPGYLKKRLPESAPHDAEPIEEILRDVQNDIVPGITHWQSPNYFAYFPSSGSIAGFLGEMLSTGFNVVGFNWMSSPAATELESIVMDWLGKMLELPSEFLFSGGGGGVLQGTTCEAILCTVVAARDRVLRRIGRENINKLVVYGSDQTHSALQKAAQIAGINPGNFRAVETSKSSEFGLTAEAFRAQIESDLKLGLVPLFLCATIGTTSSTAVDPLAPLCAVAKEFNVWVHVDAAYAGSACILPEYRHYLDGVENADSFSFNAHKWFLTTLDCCCLWVKDPSALVKALSTYPEYLRNRASDAKSVIDYKDWQITLSRRFRSMKLWLVLRSYGVANLRKFLRSHVKMAKNFEGLIGMDKRFEVVVPRNFATVCFRISPIEIGGNRQIVSKEEAANNLNAKLLETINESGKIYMTHAVIGGVYVMRFAVGASLTENRHVILAWKVVQEHANALLNSSS, from the coding sequence atgGGTAGTCTACACAATCAGAAACCTGAAATTAAAACCGGCTTCCCCGGTGCCATCATCAAGCCCTTGGACCCGGAAGAGTTCCGGCGCCAAGGCCATCTAGTCATCGACTTTCTCGCAGACTACTACAACAACGTCGACAAATACCCTGTCCGCAGCCAGGTGGAGCCTGGTTACCTGAAGAAGCGGTTACCTGAATCCGCCCCTCACGACGCGGAGCCAATCGAGGAAATCCTCCGCGACGTCCAAAACGACATCGTTCCCGGCATCACCCACTGGCAGAGCCCTAACTACTTCGCCTACTTCCCCTCCAGCGGCAGCATTGCCGGATTTCTCGGGGAAATGCTGAGCACCGGTTTCAACGTCGTCGGATTCAACTGGATGTCGTCTCCGGCCGCCACCGAGCTCGAGAGCATCGTCATGGACTGGCTCGGCAAGATGCTCGAGCTTCCGTCGGAGTTTCTGTtctccggcggcggcggcggggtTTTGCAGGGCACCACCTGCGAGGCCATCCTCTGCACGGTGGTCGCCGCCAGAGATCGGGTTTTGAGGAGGATCGGGAGAGAGAATATCAACAAATTGGTGGTGTACGGATCGGATCAGACGCACTCTGCTTTACAGAAAGCGGCTCAGATCGCCGGAATCAATCCTGGTAATTTTCGGGCGGTGGAGACGTCCAAATCCAGTGAATTCGGGCTCACGGCGGAGGCGTTTCGGGCTCAGATCGAATCCGATTTAAAATTGGGGCTGGTGCCTCTGTTTTTGTGCGCAACGATCGGAACGACGTCGTCTACCGCTGTAGATCCGCTCGCGCCGCTTTGCGCGGTGGCGAAGGAATTCAACGTTTGGGTACACGTCGACGCCGCGTACGCCGGAAGCGCGTGCATCTTGCCGGAATATCGCCATTACCTCGACGGCGTCGAAAACGCCGATTCCTTCAGCTTCAACGCGCACAAATGGTTCCTCACAACGCTCGATTGCTGCTGCCTGTGGGTGAAGGATCCGAGCGCGCTCGTGAAAGCGCTCTCGACGTATCCGGAATATCTGAGAAACAGAGCTTCCGATGCGAAATCGGTGATCGATTACAAGGACTGGCAGATCACGCTCAGCCGTCGATTCCGATCGATGAAGCTGTGGCTCGTCCTCCGCAGCTATGGCGTCGCGAATCTGAGGAAATTTCTGCGGAGTCATGTGAAGATGGCGAAGAATTTCGAAGGATTGATCGGGATGGACAAGCGGTTCGAGGTGGTGGTGCCGAGGAACTTCGCCACCGTGTGTTTCCGGATTTCGCCGATTGAGATCGGCGGAAATCGGCAGATTGTGTCGAAGGAGGAGGCGGCGAACAATTTGAATGCGAAGTTGCTGGAGACGATAAACGAATCGGGGAAGATATACATGACGCATGCGGTGATCGGAGGAGTTTACGTGATGCGGTTCGCCGTCGGAGCAAGCTTGACGGAAAATAGGCATGTGATTTTGGCTTGGAAAGTTGTTCAAGAACATGCAAACGCACTCTTGAATAGTTCCtcgtga